From a single Candidatus Defluviilinea gracilis genomic region:
- a CDS encoding ABC transporter permease, producing MRSNSSSNRKRAPFLLSISAWAALLFLHFPVWIIFLYAFTTDESTYSFPPPGLTTRWLEVAFQRNDMWEAMLLSVGVALISTAIAIVLGTLAAAAVYRTEFFGKNAVSLLLVLPIALPGIATGIALRTSIGAVGLPFSFWTIVIGHATFCIVTVYNNVIARFRRTGNSMIEASMDLGADSWQTFRYVVLPNIATALLAGGMLSFALSFDEIIVTTFTAGQQETLPIWIFTQLARPRNRPVTNVVAMLTFLITLIPIILAERITSRSGDTEGETK from the coding sequence ATGCGCTCTAACTCATCATCCAACCGAAAGCGCGCGCCATTTTTGTTGTCCATTTCGGCGTGGGCGGCATTGTTGTTCCTTCATTTCCCGGTGTGGATCATCTTCCTGTACGCGTTCACCACCGATGAGTCGACCTATTCGTTCCCGCCGCCGGGTCTGACCACGCGCTGGCTGGAGGTCGCATTCCAACGAAACGATATGTGGGAAGCGATGCTTCTCTCGGTGGGCGTTGCATTGATCTCAACCGCCATCGCGATTGTGTTAGGCACGCTTGCGGCGGCGGCAGTCTATCGGACGGAGTTCTTTGGCAAGAATGCTGTCTCGCTTTTGCTAGTGCTTCCGATTGCATTGCCCGGTATTGCGACAGGCATTGCGTTGCGCACATCCATTGGGGCGGTGGGCTTGCCGTTTTCATTTTGGACGATCGTGATCGGTCATGCCACGTTTTGTATCGTGACCGTGTACAACAATGTGATCGCGCGTTTCCGCCGCACGGGGAATTCGATGATCGAAGCTTCGATGGACCTCGGCGCGGATTCATGGCAGACTTTTCGATACGTTGTGTTGCCGAATATCGCAACGGCGTTACTCGCAGGCGGGATGCTGTCCTTCGCGCTTTCGTTCGATGAGATCATCGTGACCACATTTACTGCGGGTCAGCAGGAAACCCTTCCCATCTGGATATTCACGCAGTTGGCGCGTCCGCGCAACCGACCGGTGACGAACGTGGTCGCCATGTTGACATTCCTCATCACGTTGATTCCTATTATCCTGGCGGAACGAATCACTTCGAGGAGCGGAGATACCGAAGGCGAGACGAAGTAG
- a CDS encoding ABC transporter permease, whose amino-acid sequence MMRRFSTYLYYRPKLILALLLGPPMLYMVVVYLGSLFGLLLNSFFYLDDFSGKVIHSFTLSTYATLFRRSNLLIINRTLLMALSVTLADALIAFPLSYYMAKFASPRMKSFMYLAVLVPLWSSYLVRVYAWRLILAKEGIISWFVSHMGLQGLLDWALSSESIGGPSLGLSMLGMFITFVYIWLPYMILPIQTALERVPRSLEDASSDLGAKPLQTFRNVILPLAFPGVVAGSIFTFSLTLGDYIVPQVLGNSKVVIGMAVYSHQGTAGNIPLAAAFMMGPIAIMIVYLLIARRLGAFDAL is encoded by the coding sequence ATGATGCGCCGATTTTCCACTTATCTGTATTACCGACCGAAACTCATCCTTGCATTGTTGCTTGGTCCGCCGATGTTATACATGGTGGTGGTGTATTTGGGGTCGTTGTTCGGTCTGCTCTTGAATAGTTTCTTTTATTTGGACGATTTCAGCGGGAAGGTGATCCATTCGTTCACGCTGTCAACCTATGCCACGTTGTTCAGGCGCTCTAATCTGCTGATCATCAACCGCACTTTGCTGATGGCGTTATCGGTGACGTTGGCTGACGCGTTGATCGCTTTTCCGCTGAGTTATTACATGGCGAAGTTCGCCTCGCCGCGCATGAAATCTTTCATGTACCTTGCTGTGCTGGTCCCGCTCTGGTCAAGTTATCTCGTCCGCGTCTATGCGTGGAGGTTGATCCTCGCCAAAGAGGGCATCATCAGTTGGTTCGTCAGCCACATGGGGTTGCAGGGACTCCTCGACTGGGCGCTCAGTTCCGAATCCATCGGCGGACCCTCGCTTGGGTTATCCATGCTCGGCATGTTCATCACGTTTGTGTATATTTGGCTTCCATATATGATCCTGCCGATTCAAACCGCGCTCGAACGCGTGCCTCGGTCGCTCGAAGACGCCTCCAGCGACTTGGGAGCGAAACCGCTGCAAACGTTCCGCAATGTGATTCTGCCGCTGGCGTTCCCCGGCGTGGTGGCTGGCTCGATCTTCACATTTTCGCTGACGCTCGGCGATTATATTGTTCCACAAGTGCTTGGGAATTCAAAGGTGGTCATCGGCATGGCGGTCTATTCGCATCAAGGCACGGCGGGGAATATTCCGCTCGCCGCCGCTTTTATGATGGGACCGATCGCGATCATGATCGTGTATCTTTTGATCGCGCGGAGATTAGGAGCCTTCGATGCGCTCTAA
- a CDS encoding ABC transporter ATP-binding protein, whose protein sequence is MDKPSAIIFSNVSRYFNEVHAVDNVSMEIRDGEFFSMLGPSGSGKTTCLRLIAGFERPDSGAIQVYGEDVSVLPPYDRPVNTVFQDYALFPHMTIEDNIAYGLMIKKVPKAERIKQVNDMLDLVQLAGFGRRKPSQLSGGQRQRVALARALINRPKVLLLDEPLGALDLKLRQQMQVELKSIQQRVGITFVFVTHDQEEALTMSDRIAVFNLGKVEQIGTPSEIYEHPASPFVAGFVGVSNIVEGELAKRITGSTQKFSIRPEKIHLLSTSETPEPDTYSADGVVRDVVYLGLYTRYLVELSDGGDLVVVAQNLKTTSMDALKVKGASARLVWKREHVRPLGN, encoded by the coding sequence ATGGATAAACCCTCCGCAATTATTTTTTCCAATGTGTCGCGTTACTTTAACGAAGTTCACGCAGTGGACAACGTTTCGATGGAGATTCGAGATGGGGAATTCTTTTCGATGCTCGGTCCCTCCGGCTCCGGCAAGACCACGTGCCTGCGGCTGATCGCGGGCTTCGAGCGTCCCGATTCTGGGGCGATCCAAGTCTATGGCGAGGATGTTTCTGTCCTGCCGCCGTATGACCGCCCCGTGAACACGGTCTTTCAAGATTACGCCTTGTTCCCTCACATGACCATCGAGGACAATATCGCGTATGGGCTGATGATCAAGAAAGTTCCGAAAGCCGAGCGCATCAAGCAAGTGAATGATATGCTGGATTTGGTGCAACTCGCCGGCTTTGGGCGACGCAAACCCTCGCAACTTTCTGGGGGACAGCGGCAACGCGTCGCTCTCGCGCGAGCCTTGATCAACCGCCCCAAGGTTCTTCTGCTCGATGAGCCGCTCGGCGCGCTCGACCTCAAATTACGGCAACAAATGCAAGTGGAGTTGAAATCGATTCAACAGCGCGTGGGGATCACATTCGTCTTCGTCACTCACGATCAAGAAGAAGCGTTGACCATGAGCGACCGCATCGCGGTGTTCAACTTAGGGAAGGTCGAACAGATCGGGACGCCCTCGGAAATTTATGAACATCCCGCCTCGCCGTTCGTGGCGGGATTTGTCGGCGTGTCAAACATCGTGGAGGGTGAACTTGCAAAACGCATCACCGGGTCAACGCAAAAGTTTTCCATCCGCCCGGAGAAGATTCATCTGCTGTCAACAAGCGAAACTCCCGAGCCTGACACGTATTCAGCCGACGGCGTTGTGCGCGATGTGGTGTATCTGGGTTTATACACGCGCTATCTCGTTGAGTTGAGCGACGGCGGAGACTTGGTGGTGGTGGCGCAAAATCTCAAGACCACTTCGATGGACGCGCTCAAAGTGAAGGGCGCGTCGGCGCGGCTGGTTTGGAAGCGTGAACACGTCCGCCCGCTGGGCAATTGA
- a CDS encoding ABC transporter substrate-binding protein yields MKSKSFLLISVLALVSVVLSACGGGGGGNMITKLGEGEGQVDIIAWAGYIENGSTDAAYDWVTEFTKATGCVVNVKVAATSDEMVSLMNQGGVDLVTASGDASNRLIAGGTVQPINIELIPSYSTVDERLQNAAWHTVDGVHYGTPYQWGANVLMYNTEVFPEAPTSWDVVFEEMDLPDGQSNKGRVQAYDGAIYIADAALYLKAHNPELGIGDPYELTQEQFDAAVALLKTQRALVSRYWHDVVVQMEDFTNEGTVASSSWPYQVNLLQFDGKPIASVVPSEGATGWADTTMMHVNAPHPNCAYMWMEHSLDPKVQGDVAAWFGSVPAVPAACSASELLTDTGCATNGFDNFDKIQFWKTPTCGDGKCVPYSKWVEAYNEIKGQ; encoded by the coding sequence ATGAAATCAAAATCGTTTTTGTTGATCAGCGTGCTCGCGCTCGTCAGCGTGGTACTTTCCGCTTGCGGAGGAGGCGGCGGAGGCAATATGATCACGAAACTTGGCGAGGGCGAGGGTCAAGTGGATATCATTGCCTGGGCGGGATACATCGAGAATGGTTCAACCGACGCGGCATACGATTGGGTGACCGAATTCACCAAAGCGACCGGTTGCGTGGTGAACGTGAAAGTCGCGGCGACATCCGATGAGATGGTCTCGTTGATGAATCAAGGCGGCGTGGATCTGGTGACCGCGTCGGGCGACGCGTCGAATCGTCTCATCGCGGGCGGCACTGTCCAGCCGATCAACATTGAATTGATTCCCTCGTACAGCACGGTGGATGAACGTTTGCAAAATGCCGCGTGGCATACGGTGGACGGAGTCCACTACGGCACGCCGTATCAATGGGGCGCGAACGTGTTGATGTATAACACCGAGGTCTTCCCCGAAGCGCCCACTTCGTGGGATGTGGTGTTCGAGGAAATGGACCTGCCGGATGGACAGAGCAACAAAGGCCGCGTGCAAGCCTACGATGGCGCGATCTATATCGCGGATGCCGCGTTGTACCTCAAGGCGCATAATCCCGAATTAGGCATTGGCGATCCGTATGAACTCACACAAGAACAGTTCGATGCCGCGGTCGCGTTGCTGAAAACGCAGCGCGCTTTGGTGAGCCGCTACTGGCACGACGTTGTGGTTCAAATGGAAGACTTCACCAACGAAGGCACGGTGGCTTCCTCCTCATGGCCCTATCAGGTGAATCTGCTTCAATTCGACGGCAAACCGATTGCCTCGGTGGTCCCCTCCGAAGGCGCGACGGGCTGGGCGGATACGACTATGATGCACGTCAACGCTCCGCATCCGAATTGCGCGTATATGTGGATGGAACATTCGCTCGACCCCAAAGTGCAAGGCGACGTGGCGGCGTGGTTCGGGTCGGTGCCGGCAGTCCCTGCCGCTTGCTCGGCAAGCGAATTGCTGACCGATACCGGCTGCGCAACGAACGGTTTCGACAACTTCGATAAGATCCAATTCTGGAAGACGCCAACCTGCGGGGACGGGAAATGCGTTCCGTACAGCAAGTGGGTCGAAGCATACAATGAGATCAAGGGACAATAA
- a CDS encoding M55 family metallopeptidase, whose protein sequence is MKILIATDMEGITGVTTWDQVTPGHAEYARFRRLMTQDVNAAIRGAFDAGADEVIVADGHWNGSNILIEELDPRAKLNTGSPSPLSMMQGIDESVDGVFFVGYHGRNGLQNAVLDHTWSSKTVANLWLNEILTGEYGLNAALAGHFGVPVIMVSGDQTACAEVENLLGDVERAVVKQATGRYAAECLPAQATHDLIFMSAARAVTRLAEGDSPDPFVLDSPIRATVEFFTSDMADRAALMPATQREETRVSLTGQDMVTVYRGFRAMVTLALSS, encoded by the coding sequence ATGAAAATTCTTATCGCAACAGACATGGAAGGGATCACCGGCGTCACCACGTGGGATCAGGTCACGCCGGGACATGCAGAGTATGCGCGTTTTCGCAGACTCATGACACAAGATGTGAATGCCGCCATCCGCGGCGCGTTCGATGCCGGCGCGGATGAAGTCATCGTTGCCGATGGGCATTGGAATGGCTCGAATATCCTCATCGAGGAACTCGACCCGCGCGCGAAATTGAACACCGGTTCGCCGAGTCCGCTTTCGATGATGCAGGGCATTGATGAAAGTGTGGACGGTGTTTTCTTCGTCGGCTATCACGGGCGCAACGGTTTGCAAAACGCGGTGCTTGATCACACGTGGTCATCGAAGACCGTTGCGAATCTTTGGCTCAATGAAATCCTCACCGGCGAATATGGTTTGAATGCCGCGCTCGCCGGTCACTTTGGCGTGCCGGTCATCATGGTTTCTGGCGACCAGACTGCCTGCGCCGAAGTGGAAAACTTGCTCGGCGATGTGGAACGCGCTGTTGTCAAACAGGCGACGGGGCGATATGCGGCGGAATGTTTGCCCGCGCAAGCGACTCACGATCTCATCTTTATGTCTGCCGCGCGGGCGGTGACGCGGCTGGCGGAGGGCGACTCGCCTGACCCGTTCGTGTTGGATTCTCCGATTCGCGCCACAGTGGAATTTTTCACCTCCGACATGGCGGATCGCGCCGCGCTTATGCCTGCCACACAACGCGAAGAGACTCGCGTCTCGTTGACCGGGCAGGATATGGTCACGGTCTATCGCGGTTTCCGCGCGATGGTGACGCTGGCACTGTCTAGTTAA